The Solanum pennellii chromosome 11, SPENNV200 genome contains a region encoding:
- the LOC107002984 gene encoding transcription factor bHLH81-like, with protein sequence MDHSRVEQQPITSGLTRYRSAPSSYFSTLLTTTTPVTGGGCGYARDDFSNLPNSTASSSSTDIEQVFARFVASIGNSNSNSGNFPTNQPIHENPTSNMNVRSDFVVPKQEITPRLVRHRSSDYSLVSNYQNQNQHFISPVKKEPETLLQSTDHVSASQLNYQSQPQQIEKLNAVTDKPFVFANSASLTPGSSSGGGGNSNLTRYNSSPAGFFAQINIENEYGAIRGIGSYETGTNAAAETSLSTPKSFKTQVGFSSGKPPASPRLMAPISEFGTKVLEEKSTGNEHKNDEHCITDFPMPSWEDSHILSDDFLKTEDIEIEPISNEDASHNQSSEGLARPPIPLSHHLSLPTSTMEKLLQDSVHLNVRAKRGCATHPRSIAERVRRTRISDRMRKLQELVPNMDKQTNTADMLDFAVDYIKELEKQVKILAERRAKCTCINK encoded by the exons atgGATCATAGTCGTGTTGAGCAGCAACCAATTACTTCTGGTTTAACTAGGTATCGATCTGCGCCAAGTTCTTATTTCTCTACTCTATTAACTACTACTACACCTGTTACTGGTGGGGGTTGTGGTTATGCAAGAGATGATTTTTCCAATTTACCAAATTCTACTGCTTCTTCTTCATCTACTGATATAGAAcaagtttttgctagatttgtAGCTAGTATTGGTAACTCCAACTCTAACTCTGGGAATTTTCCTACAAATCAACCAATTCATGAAAACCCCACGAGTAATATGAATGTTAGATCGGATTTTGTTGTACCAAAACAAGAGATTACACCGCGGTTAGTGCGACATAGAAGTAGTGATTACTCTCTTGtttcaaattatcaaaatcaGAATCAACACTTCATTTCACCTGTGAAAAAGGAACCAGAGACTCTGCTACAGAGTACTGATCATGTTTCAGCTTCACAATTGAATTACCAAAGCCAGCCTCAACAAATTGAGAAGTTAAATGCAGTCACAGATAAGCCATTTGTATTCGCAAATTCGGCTAGTTTGACACCTGGTAGTAGTAGTGGTGGTGGTGGTAATTCGAATCTTACCCGTTATAATAGTTCGCCTGCTGGATTCTTTGCTCAAATcaatattgaaaatg AATATGGTGCTATACGAGGCATAGGGAGTTACGAAACCGGTACTAATGCTGCTGCAGAAACTTCATTGTCGACTCCGAAAagtttcaagactcaagttgGATTCTCATCCGGGAAACCTCCTGCTTCTCCCAGGCTTATGGCTCCAATCTCTGAATTTGGAACTAAAGTCTTAGAGGAAAAGAGCACGGGGAATGAACATAAAAACGACGAACATTGCATTACAGATTTCCCCATGCCTTCTTGGGAAGATTCACACATTTTGTCCGATGATTTCCTTAAAACTGAAGACATTGAGATTGAGCCAATCTCTAATGAAGATGCATCCCATAATCAG AGTAGTGAAGGGCTGGCTCGCCCGCCAATTCCTTTATCTCATCATTTGAGTTTGCCCACAAGTACCATGGAGAAGCTCTTGCAAGATTCAGTTCACTTGAATGTCAGAGCAAAGAGGGGTTGCGCCACTCACCCTCGTAGCATTGCAGAAAGG GTAAGGAGAACACGAATAAGCGACAGAATGAGGAAGCTGCAAGAGCTTGTTCCCAACATGGACAAG CAAACAAACACAGCAGATATGTTGGATTTTGCAGTAGATTACATTAAAGAGCTGGAGAAACAAGTCAAG ATACTAGCAGAAAGGCGCGCCAAATGTACGTgcataaataagtaa